The Stenotrophomonas sp. NA06056 genome segment CGAGGATCAGGCCGGTGCGCTCAACCTGTGCACCCAGCGCCTGCCATGCCGCGTCGATATCCGCTTCGCTGCGCAGGCGGAACTGGCCCTTGCCGTCGTAACCGAGGCGGCGGGTCTTGAGGATGCACGGCAGGCCGAACTCGGCGGCCTTGGCAGCCAGCTCGTCGCGGCTGCGGATATCGGCGAAGGCCGGCAGCGGAATATCCAACTGCTGGAACAGGGTCTTCTCGCTCAAGCGGTCCTGGGCCACCGCCAGCGCGGACGGCGGCGGATAGACCGGCACGCGCTCGGCCAGCCATTGCGCGCTGTCGGCCGGCACGTTCTCGAAATCGAAGGTGACCACATCGACCTTGGCGGCGAAATCCGCCAGTGCCTGGCGATCATCGAAGGCACCGACGGTAAGCGGCGCCAGCGGGCCGCTGCAGGCGTCGGCCGCCGGATCGTACAGTTCGAAGCGCAGTCCCAGCGGCGCACCAGCCAGGACCATCATGCGGGCGAGCTGGCCGCCGCCGAGGATGCCGACGGTCAGGCTCATTGGCGCGGATCGTCGTGGGCCATCACGTCTTCGGTCTGACGTGCGCGGAAGCTGTCCAGCGCCTGGCCGATGGCCGGCTGGTCGCTGGCCAGCATCGCGGCGGCGAACAGCGCGGCATTGGACGCGCCGGCATTGCCGATGGCGAAGGTGGCGACCGGAATGCCCGCTGGCATCTGCACGATCGACAGCAGCGAATCCATGCCGTTGAGGGCCTTGGACTGCACCGGCACGCCCAGCACCGGCACCGCGGTCTTGGCCGCGATCATGCCCGGCAGATGCGCGGCACCGCCGGCGCCGGCAATGATCGCGCGCAACCCGCGCGGGCCCGCTTCTTCTGCATAGCTGAACAACACGTCCGGAGTACGGTGGGCGGAGACCACCTTCACTTCGAACGGGACACCCAGAGCTTCAAGCTTCTGGGCAGCGTGCTGCATGGTTTCCCAGTCGGAGCGGGAACCCATGACGATGCCGACAAGCGGCGCGATCGGGTTGGGGGTCATTGGCCGTCACCTGCCTTAAAGACGTATTCTAGCCATCTTCCACGCAAGACGAAGAACCATGGATCGCAAGCTGCTCGACCTGCTGGTGTCGCCCGACACCCGCCAGCCCCTGTCCCTGCTGGATGGCAAGGGCCTGGAAGCCCTCAACCGGGCGATCACCGCCGGCACCGTCAACCGTGCCGATGGCAACCCGCTGGCGCAGCCGCTGCGCGAAGCCCTGGTCACCCGCGACCGCAAGCAGGTCTTCCGCGTCGACGACGGCATTCCGGTACTGCTGGCCGAAGAAGCCATCCCGACCGCACAGATCGCCGACTTCCCGGCCGCATGAACGCGCTGCCGACGCCGGATCCAGCGGTCGTCGCGGCTGATGTCGCCCGCGCGTTGGCAGAGGACCTGGGCAGCGGTGACGTCACCGCCGCCCTGCTGCCCGACCAGCCCGACAGCGCCTATCTGCTGTGCAAGCAGGATGCGGTGATCGCGGGCCGTCCGTGGTTCGATGCCACCCACCGCGCGCTTGATCCGGATGTGCGGATCGAATGGCGAGTCACCGAGGGCGACACTGTCAGCGCCGGCACCGTGCTGGCCCTGCTGCATGGGCGCAGCCGCAGCCTGGTCAGCGCCGAGCGCACGTCGTTGAACTTCCTGCAGACACTGTCCGGTACCGCCACCACCACCGCTCGTTACGTAGCTGCGGTGGAAGGCACAGGCACGCGCATCCTCGATACCCGCAAGACCCTGCCCGGCCTGCGCCTGGCGCAGAAGTACGCGGTGCGTTGCGGCGGCGGCGACAACCACCGCTTCGGCCTGTACGACACGGTGATGCTGAAAGAGAACCACATCCGCGCAGCCGGCTCCCTGGCTGCCGCCGTGTCGGCGGCCCGCCAGCAATGGCCACAACTGCCGCTGGTGGTCGAGGTTGAGGACCTGGACCAGTTGCGGCAGGCACTGCAGGCCGGCTGCGAACGCATCCTGCTGGACGACTTCAGCCCTGAACTGCGGCGCGAAGCGGTGCGCATCACCGAAGGCCGCATCCCACTGGAAGTGTCCGGCAGCGTCGGCCTCGGCGGCCTGCGCTCGATCGCCGAAGACGGCGTGGACTGCATTTCCATCGGCGGCCTGACCAAGCACGTGCAGGCCATTGATCTGTCGCTGAAGCTGGGACCGCCGCCGGGTTGATGCCGGGCAGCCCCTGTCGGAACCGCTTCGCTCGCCGGGCATGGCCCGGCGCTACCCGGTAGAGCCGAGCCGACGCTCGGCTGCTTTCCGATACGCGGCAAGGCCCGAGCCGCGCTTCGCGCGATGAGCCGAGCATAGGCGCGGCCGTACACAATCCGGGCGCCTTCACGACTCGGCCACGCCCGCCTCTGCGACGCTGCACCCATCCCCCCACAGGAGCCGCGCATGCGCCGGATGCTCTTGCCCGCCTGCCTGCTGCTGGCCGCGATGCCGCTTTCGGCTGCTGCCGTCGAAGCCTGCGATGTACCCCCGCGCTTCGGCCTGAGCCCCTTGGCGGTTGCCATCCGCAACACGGCATGCAACGAGCACCGCCTCTGGTTCCGACCCTTCATCGACCGTGACGGTCGCGCCGCCAGCCTCAGTGTCACCGAAGCCGAAGGCGATCATCTTGCCGACAACGGTCTGATTGCCTGGCATCGGGTCACCAGCTACTGGCGCGAGAGCGGCACGCTGAATGCCTTGGGCAGCCAGCCCGGCGCCAGCAGCTGCCTGGCACCACTGGGGACGCGCTACACCGACAGCGATTGCCGTGCGTTCCTGATCGACAATCCGTGGTCAGCCGCCTTCATTTCCTGGGTGATGGTGCGTGCCGGTGTACCCGGCTTCAATACGTCCCCACGCCATATCGACTACATCCGCGCCGCCTACCAGGCGGGACCTTCGGGCGTGCCCTATCGCCTGGTGGACCCGGCCACTGCGAAACCGGCACCGGGTGACCTGCTGTGCTTCCTGCGCGACCGCAGCAGCACACTCAGCTACAGCGGATTGGTGCAGGCCCTGGGCAACGGCTCGGTCGGGCACTGGAAGTCGCATTGCGAAGTAGTGGTAGCAGCCAACCTCGGTGGCGACCAGACGCTGTACCTGGTGGGCGGCAACGTCATGAATACAGTGGCGATGCGCCTGTTGCCGCTGGATCGCACCGGCATGATCCAGCTGCCGCCGCCGCGCGAGCGCGATACCACCGGCATCGACCCGACCTGCACACCAGGGCGCGAGGACGAATGCAGCTTCAACCGCCAGGATTGGGCCGCATTGCTGCAGTTGAATGCCACTGCGCCGCGGGTTGCACCGGCCACACCGGCACTGGTACCGCAGCCGGCAACAGAGCCCGGCAGCGATCGCTGAGCACGTGCTGCTTGATCCTGTCGCCCTTCGTCGCCATCTTTGACGGATCGACACCTGACGGCTGAAGCCATGCCCACCCTGCTGTTCCTGCTGATTGCCGGCGGGATCGTCTACTTCTTCTGGAACGCAGCGCGTTCGGCCGCCGAACGTGCCATCGAACTGGGCCGCAATGCCTGCCGTGCCGCCGATGTGCAGTGGCTGGACCAGGCGGTGCATGCCACGGGTCTACGCCTGTCGCGCGGGGAAGATGGCCGGCTCGGTTTCGAGCGCACCTTCAAGTTCGAGTATTCCTACGACGGCATCGATCGCCATGTCGGACGCATGGTGCTGCGCGGCGACCAGCTGATTTCCTTCACCGGCCCGGGCGCGGCGCGGATCAGCCAGATCCGTGCGGACAACGAAGACGCCGAGGATGTGTGAGCAGAAGCATCCACGCATGGCGTGGATCTACTGGACATCACGCCGGTAGATCCACGCCATGCGTGGATGAAAAGCAGCGGAAGTTACTTGACCACGCGCAGGGTCGGACGACCTTTCGGCGGCGGACCGGCAGGCGGCGTATCGTCCGGCGGTGTCTGCTCATCGTCATGCAGCAGCTCGTCACTGGTCGGCGCCGGCTCACCACCGGGAATGTCATCGGGCAGCGCCATGCCCTGCCCGGTCTCGCGGGCATACACCGCCAGCACGGCGCTGATCGGCACCTGCACCGGGTAGCTGGTGCCGGAGAAGCGCGCCGAGAAGCTCACCGACTCGTTGTCGATCACCAGCCGCACCACCGCGCGCTCGGCGATGTTGAGCACCACCCGGCCATCCTTGACGGCCGAAGGCGGAACCTGCACGCCGGGAACGCCGGCGTCGACCAGGATGTGCGGAGTCAGCTGGTTGTCATTGATCCATTCCACCAGTGCCCGCAACAGGTACGGGCGGTGGCTGGTCATGTGGAAGAAGTCTTCGGTCATGCGTGAAGTGTAGCGCCCGACGCCCCTGCCGGGGCGGATCGTCTGCACGCCAGTCGGCGCGCAGACGGGAAAGCGGATGCCGGATCAGCCCGGCAGATCGCGCAGTTTCTTTTCCTGCTCGGTCAGGCTGCGGACGAAACCGGGGTGGCGGAAAATCCGGTTGCCGTAGTCCTCGATCGCCTTGCTGTCCTTCGGCAACGGCACATCCAGCGATTGCAGGCGCCAGATGATGGGCGCCATCGCGCAGTCGGCCAGGCTCATTTCCGGGTTGAGGAAGAATTTGCTGGCCTTGAACAACGGCAGCGAAGCGGTCAACAGTTCCTTCAAACGCTTGCGCCCGGCCTCGGCCTGGGTCTTGTTGCCGAGCTGGATCGCCTGCACCTGCGGCACCCAGTCGTGCTCGATACGCAGCATGGCCAAGCGGATACGCGCGCGCGACAGCGGATCAACCGGCATCAGCGGCGGGTGCGGATAGCGCTCGTCCAGATACTCGCTGACCACCGACGCGGCATACAACACCAGCTCGCGCTCGACCAGGGTTGGCACGGAATGGTACGGATTGAGATCGATCAGATCTTCCGGCGGGTTCTGTGGATCGACCGGAACGAAGTCGAAACTCACGCCCTTGGCCGCCAGCACCAGGCGCACACGATGGCACAGTACATCGTCGTTCGAGGAAAACAGCGTCAGTGTATTGCGCATGCGTACGCTCGCCGCCATCAAAGGCTCTCCTGCGACAGGAGACCGCCTGCCGCATCGGCGCCGCCAGCACCGTGCCGGCGGTCGACTCCTCCCCGAGTGTGCAACCGACCATCACAAAAGCCAATAGGCCCGATGCGATGGCCGACTCTGGATCAGTGCACGTCCTTCCAGTATTCCTTCTTCAACAGGTACACCAGGAAGGTCAGCAGCGCCAGGAACAGGATCACCCAGACACCGAGCTGCTGCCGCTTCAGCGCGGCCGGTTCGCCGGCGTATTCGAGGAAATTGGTGATGTCACGCACGGCCTGGTCGTACTGCCCCGCATCGACCGAGCCCGGACTGTCGATGCGCAGGCCCGTCACCGGCGGATCCATGCCCGGCGCTTCGGCCTTGCCATGCACCGCGTGCTGCAGGCCCTGCATCTCCCACAACGGATTGGGCATGGAGGCGTTGGCGAACAGCGCATTGTTCCAGCCCAGCGGGCGGCTGCTGTCCAGGTAGAACGACTTCAGGTAGGTATAGATCCAGTCGCTGCCGCGCACCCGGGAAATCAGGCTCAGGTCCGGCGGCATCTTGCCGAACCACTTCTCGGCCTGCTCCTTGGGCATTGCCACAGGCACCGGGTCGCCGATCGCCGAGCCGGTGAAGTTGAGGTTGTTCATCACCTCTTCCTCGCTCAGCCCCAGGTCCTCGCCCATCCGCGAGTAGCGCAGATACTTCAGGGCGTGGCAACCGCTGCAGTAGTTCATGTACAGCTGGGCGCCGCGCTGCAGCGACGCCCGGTCACCCAGGTCGTTGCCGGCCTGCAGGAGCTTGGTGCCGCCCTCGGCGGCCATGGCCGGGGTACTGCCCAGCATCAGGGCGGCCGCCAGGGCCAACCGGACCATCCAGCGCTCAGTCATGCGTGGTCACCCTTTCCGGTACCGGCTTGGTCTTGTCCAGCCTTGTCCATATCGGCATGGTGATGAAGAAGGCGAAGTACAGGAAGGTCAGCACCCGCCCGACATAGGTCTCGTGCGCATCGGTACCCGGGCCGGAGCCGATCACGCCGAGCCAGACGAAGCACACCGCAAACACGCCCAGCAGCACCTTCGAAAGCACGCCGCGGTAGCGGTAGGACTTGACCCGCGCGCGGTCCAGCCACGGCACCAGGAACAGAATGGCGATGGCCGAGAACATCACGATCACGCCGCCGAGCTTGTTCGGCACCACCCGCAACATCGCGTAGTACGGCGTGTAGTACCAGACCGGCTTGATGTGCTCGGGAGTGACCAGTCGGTTGGCTTCGGTGAAGTTGTCGTGTTCCAGGAACAGGCCACCGAAGGCCGGTGCGAAGAAGATGATGAAGGCCGCGATGATCAGCAGGAAGCCCGCACCGACACCATCCTTGAGGGTGTAGTACGGATGGAACGGAATGCCGTCGGTGGGCGCGTTCGGTGACCAGCGGTTGCCCTTCGGCCCCTTCTTGATCTCCACACCATCGGGGTTGTTCGATCCCACTTCATGCAGCGCGCCCAGGTGCAGCACCACCAGCAGCAGCAGTACCAGCGGCAGCGCGATCACGTGCAGTGCGAAGAACCGGTTGAGCGTGGCGTCGCTGGGCAGGTAATCGCCCATGATCCATTCGGTCAGGCCGTTGCCGATGACCGGAATGGCGCCGAACAGCGAGATGATCACCTTCGCGCCCCAGAACGACATCTGGCCCCACGGCAGCACGTAGCCCATGAAGGCCTCTGCCATCAGCACCAGGTAGATCAGCATGCCGAGGATCCACACCAGCTCGCGCGGCTTCTGGTAACTGCCGTACAGCAGGCCGCGGAACATGTGCAGGTAGACCACGATGAAGAACAGCGAGGCCCCGGTGGAGTGCATGTAGCGGATCAGCCAGCCCCACTCCACGTCCCGCATGATGTATTCGATGGAACCAAACGCCTCGGCGGCGTTGGTCTTGTAATGCATCGTCAGGAAGATGCCGGTGACGATCTGGTTGACCAGCACCAGCAGCGCCAGCGAACCGAAGTAGTACCAGATGTTGAAGTTCTTCGGCGCGTAGTACTCGCTGACATGCTTGCGGTAGATCGGCATCAATCCCGGCGCGCGGGCATTGACCCAGTCGGCCACGCCGGTGGCGGTACGGCTGAGGATGTTGGACATCAGGCAGCCCCCTGCGGATCGACACCGATGATGATGGTGTTGTCGTCCTGGTAGTGGTGCGCGGGCACCTTCAGGTTGATGGGTGCGGGCACGTCCTTGAAGACGCGGCCGGACATGTCGAAGCGCGACTTGTGGCAGGGGCAGAAATAGCCGCCCTTCCATTGTGGGTCGTAGGGCTCGGGGCGGATTTCACCCACCATTTCCGGCGAGCAGCCCAGGTGCGTGCAGAGACCGACCAGCACCGAGATATCGGGCTTGATCGAGCGCAGCTCCGGGTTCTGCTTGAGCACGTACTCCGGCTGCTGGTCCTTCTCGCCGGACTCGGGGTCCTTCAAGCGGCCATCCAGCCCATGCAGCGCATCAAGGATCGCCTTGGAGCGTTTGACGATCCAGATCGGCTGTCCGCGCCATTCCACGATCAGGCGTTGGCCTTCCTGCAGGGCGCTGATGTCGGCCACCACCGGTGCGCCGGCAAGCTTGGCGCGGGCACTGGGGTTCCAGGACTTGATGAAAGGAACTGCGGTGAATCCGACGCCGACGGCGCCAACCACGGCTGTGGTGGCAGTAAGAAAACGCCGACGTCCGGTGTTGACTGGATCGTGTACCCCATCGTTGGCCATCCGGCACTCCGATATTGATTAGGTAGCTTTAAGGCTGCCAGCGGTTCCGGTGGGGGCCAGAGCCGCATTGAATCTCGGTCGAGTGTAGCGGAACCGTCGCGCGCCACACAACGCATTGCAACAACTCTTTCAAAGGCGTGCCGACTAACAGTCGGCACCTACCCGTTCAAGGGTGTGCCGACCAACGGTCGACACCTACTGGTGGGTCAGGGCGGTGCGGTAGCGCTCGGCCAGCTGGCCGACCCTTCGCACGTAATACTGGGTCTCGCTGTAGGGTGGCACGCCTCCATGGCGATCGACCGCGCCTTCGCCTGCGTTGTAACCGGCCGCAGCCAGAGTCAGATCACCTTTGAAACGCTTCAACAACCACGCCAGATACTGCACGCCGCCACGGATGTTCTGCCCGGCGTCGTAGGAGTCGCTGACGCCGAAACGTGCGGCGGTGGGCGGCATCAGCTGCATCAGGCCCTGCGCACCGGCACGGCTGAGCGCGGTCGGGTTGTACGCCGACTCGGCATGGATGATCGCACGCACCACCGCTTCTTCCACGCCGAATTCGCGTGCGGCCGACGTGATCTCGCTCTGGAACGCCGTGGTGTTCAGGCGCACGCTGCCGAAATCGACGCGCGGATTGACCCCGCAGGCGTAGCAGCGCTCCATGAAACTGTAGCGGATGGTACGCACCGGGCCGAGATTGGCGACCTGGGTCGGACGTGCGCTGGTGTAGTGGCGCACCCCGTCCTGCATGTACGAATAGACCTGGCCGCTGACCATCTTGCCGCCGCGTGGACTGGCCGGCGTGGATGCGGCTGCGGGCGCCGGGGTCGGTGCGACAGCGGGGCTGGTGGCGCTGGCGGCAACCGCGACAGGGTTGCGCTCGGTGCTGGCCACCACTGCAGCAGGTACTGGCGTTGGTGCCGGTAATGCCGTGGCGACTGGAGCGCGCACCGCCCGGCCCGCACTGCGGGTATAGCTGATGGTGCTGCACTGGGCACCTGCCACCCGCTTGCTGACGTAGCTGGTGACCCCATCGGCGCCAAGGCACTTGTACAGGGTGCCGGCGCTGGCCGGCGCAGCGGTCAGCGCAGCGATGATGATCGCCGTTGTCCCCAGTCTCCCCTTCATGGCCGCGAGTGTCCCAGCTTCGCTGCGGCTTGCCAAGGGCGCCGGCTCAGACCGTGACGGCGGGCACGGCCAGAACCTGACTGAGCCCGGCCAGACGCTGGGACAGCTCCTCGCGCAGTTCGGTCGGCGTGGTCCACAGCGCCAGTGGCAGACGGTCCAGGCTGAGGATCTGCGCCAGCATCATGCCGCGGCTTTCCGCACCCATCCGCAACAGGCAATGGTCTGGCCCGTCGGCCTCGAGCACGCCGCACCACGGCGGAATGCGTCCGGCCAGCTCGGCTTCGCTGCCGGCCAGGCGCAGGATGGCCTGCAGCGCGAACGGCGCCTGGCTGACCGCCTGTCGCACCATCACATCCGGCGGCGCCGGGGTTCGCCGGTGCAGGCCAGGCTCGGGCAGATGCCGCACCGCCCCCATCCGGTCCACGCGCAACGTGCGCCAGTCCTGCCGCCCCAGGTCCCAGGCCAGCAGATACCAGCGCCGCCCGTAGTTCACCAGATGCTGGGCCTCGACTTCCCGTTGCGTCACCGCGTCCTGTGCGCTGCGGTATTCGAAAGCCAGCCGTGCGGCCTGCCGGCAGTGCTGGGCCAGCCGTCCGAGCAGTCGCGCATCGGTGGATGGCAGGTCGGACAAGGTCGCGGTGGCGGCATGCACTTCACCGGCCTGCTGGCGGCGACGCGCCGGCACCAGCGGATCGAGCTTGGACAGCAGGCCCCGCGCGGTGTCGTCGATGCCGGAGACCGTGGCCGAGGCCGCACGCAGGGCGATCGCCAGTGTGGTGGCCTCTTCCTCGTCCAGCAGCATCGGCAGCACCGGCGCGCCCGCACCCAGCCGGTAGCCCCCGCCTACCCCGGCCGAGGCCTGCACCGGATATCCCAGCTCGCGCAGACGTTCGACATCGCGGCGGATGCTGCGCCGGTCCACGCCCATGCGCTCGGCCAGTTCAGCGCCAGACCAGTGACGGCGGGCCTGCAGCAGCGAGATCAGGCGAAGCAGGCGATGGGCGGTATGGCGCATGACGGATCGCGGACAGAAGTCGTCCGCAATTGTGCCTCAGCATGGGCCCCACTTCACCACCACCTGCAAGGAGCAATGCCATGACGTCACGCCAGATCACCCTGTACCACGCCGCCCGTTCACGCTCGAGCGGCGCAGTCGCCCTGCTTGAAGCACTGGGCGCCGACTACCGCATGCAGGTGCTGGACCTGAAGGCCGGCGCCAACCTGGCGCCGGCCTACCTGGCGATCAATCCGATGGGCAAGGTGCCGGCCATCGTGCACAACGGCGCCCTGGTGACCGAGCAGGTGGCGATCTACCTGTATCTGGCCGACCTGTACCCGGAAGCCGGGCTGGCGCCGCCGATCGGTGACGCCCTGCGCGGCCCCTACCTGCGCTGGATGGCCTTCTATGGCGCCTGCTTCGAACCGGCAATGATCGACAAGGCCATGCACCGCGACCCGCCGCCGCATGCGATGTCGCCCTACAACGACGCCGACACGGTGCTGCAGGTGATCGAAGCGCAGCTGGCGCAGGGGCCGTACCTGCTGGGTGAGGTGATGAGCGCGGCCGACGTGCTGTGGGGCAATGCGTTGGCATGGACCAGTGCGTTCGGCCTGGTGCAGCCAGCCCCGGCGACGGCTGCCTACATTGAACGGATGAGCGCGATGACCGCTTTCGACCGTTCGCGTCAGATCGATGCGGAGCTGGTCGCGGCGTAAGGGCTCCCGCCGGGCACGGCCCAGCGTTACCAAACGGGGCGGGATGCGGGTAGCGCGGGGCCATGCCCCGCGAGCGCGCAGCGCAGCGCCAGTGGCGTTGCGCAGGGCGAGCGCGGCGGGATGCGGGTAGAATCGCCCCCTTTCCCGCCACCCGAATGGATTAAGCGCCATGACCGGGACGCCAGACGTCTTTCCGCCCGCCGCCCAGGGCGGCACCCCGCTCGTTGCCCTGCCCTCTGGTCCGCGCAAGCCCGACCAGGTGAAGGGCAAGCTGTACATCAAGACCCACGGTTGCCAGATGAACGAGTACGACTCGGCCAAGATGGCCGACGTGCTCGCCGCCAGCGATGGCCTGGAACTGACCGATCGCCCGGAGGACGCCGACGTCATCCTGGTCAACACCTGCTCGATCCGCGAAAAGGCGCAGGAGAAGGTGTTCAGCCAGCTGGGCATCTGGAAGAGCCTGAAGAACCAGGGCCGCGAGGTCATCATCGGCGTGGGCGGTTGCGTGGCGTCACAGGAAGGCGAGGCGATCATCAAGCGTGCGCCGTTCGTCGACCTGGTGTTCGGCCCGCAGACGCTGCATCGCCTGCCAGAGCTGATCCGCGCCCGGCGCGAACAGCAGCGCCCGCAGGTGGACATCAGCTTCCCGGAGATCGAGAAATTCGATCGCATGCCCGAGCCGCGTGCCGATGGCGCGTCCGCGTTCGTGTCGATCATGGAAGGCTGTTCCAAGTACTGCTCGTTCTGCGTGGTGCCCTACACCCGCGGCACCGAAGTCAGCCGCCCGTTCGAGGACGTGGTGGTGGAAGTGGCGCAGCTCGCGACGCAAGGCGTGCGCGAAATCAACCTGCTCGGCCAGAACGTCAACGCCTACCGCGGCCCCTATGGCGATGGCGAATTCGCCGATCTCGGCCTGCTGATCCGCACCATCGCAGAGATCGATGGTGTTGGCCGCATCCGCTTCACCACCTCGCACCCGCTGGAGTTCAGCGATTCGTTGATCGATGCGTTCCGCGACGTGCCGCAGCTGGCCAACTTCCTGCACCTGCCGGTGCAGGCGGGCAGCGACCGCGTGCTGTCGGCGATGAAGCGCGGCTACACCGCACTGGAATTCAAGTCGAAGATCCGCAAGCTGCGCGCGGTGCGCCCGGACATCTCGATCAGCTCCGACTTCATCGTCGGTTTCCCCGGCGAGACCGATGCGGATTTCGAGAAGACCATGAAGCTGATCGAGGACATTGGCTTCGACCACAGCTTCTCCTTCATCTATTCGCGTCGACCGGGCACCCCGGCGGCGGACCTGGAAGACACGATCAGCGATGCGGAAAAACATGCACGCCTGTCGCGCCTGCAGGAACGCATCAACGCACATGCCGCAAGCATCTCCGAGAAGATGGTCGGCAGCGTGCAGACCGTGCTGGTGGAAGGCCCCTCACGCAAGAACCCGAACGAACTGACCGGCAAGACCGAGAACATGCGTTCGGTGAACTTCCCGGCGCATCCGCGCCTGATCGGCCAGTTCGTGGACGTGGTGATCACTGAGGCACTGACCAATTCGCTGCGCGGCCGCGTGGTAGCGGAGTAAGGTGTGCCGACCAACGGTCGGCACCCACCGCAATTGATGCCGGGCAGCGGCCGGCACCTACCGTGTGGATGCCGACCGTTGGTCGGCATTCCTCAATCCAGGCGTTTGCGGAAACGCAGGATCGCCAGGGTCATCATCGCCACGATGAATACCAGCAGTGCCAGTGCGTCCGGCCACAGCTCCCACAGCGACGCACCACGCAGCATGATGCCGCGCACCAGGCGCAGGAAATGAGTCAGCGGCAGTACTTCTGCCAGCCACTGCACCGGCCTGGGCATGCCGGCGAACGGGAACATGAAGCCCGACAGCAGGATCGAAGGCAGGAACAGGAACAGGGTCATCTGCATGGCCTGGAACTGCGAACGCGCACGCGTCGAAATCAACAGGCCCAGCGCCAGGTTGGCCAGTACCAGCAACACGGCCGCCAGATACACATCGACCAGGCTGCCGCGGATCGGCACTTCGAACAACCAGGTTCCCAGCAGCAGTACCAGGGTGGTCTGCAGCAGACCGATCGCCGCGTAGGGCAGCACCTTGCCGACCATCAGTTCGCTGCGTGATACCGGCGTGGCGATCAACAGCTCCATGTTGCCGCGTTCGCGTTCGCGCACCACTGCCACGGCAGTGAACATCACCAGGGTCATGGTCAGGATCACCCCGATCAGGCCGGGTACGATGTTCACCGCTGAGCGCCGCTGGGGGTTGTAGAAGCTGATGACACTCACCGGCCCGCTGGCGATGCTGCCTTCGCGCAACGGCCGCGTGTTGCTGGTCGGGCCCGTGTCCAGCGGCACCTGCGCCAGCTGGATCGCCGCGCTCTGCACCACCGTGTCGCTGCCGTCGACCAGCACCTGCACGGCTTCGCGGCCTTCGTAGCGGCGTCGTTCGAAGTCGGCGGGAATCACGATGCCCACGCTGACCCTGCCCCGTCGCAGCGCCTCCATCAGTTGATCGGGCGTATAGGCCTGCGCGCGCGGCGTGATCACGCCGGTGGCGACCATGTCCTGCACCAGCGCGCGCGACGCCGCACTGCTGGCCTGATCGGCGATACCGGCATCCAGATGCCGGAGGTTGAGGTTGATCGCATAGCCGAACAACAGCAACTGCATCACCGGAATGCCGACGATCATCGCCAGGGTGATGCGGTCACGGCGTAGTTGCCGCAACTCTTTGAGCATGATCGCCCACAGCCGTCGCACGCTCATGCGGCCGGCTCCCGACCACGGCCACGGGTGGCGGCAACGAACACGTCTTCCAGGTTGGGCGCCACCGGTTCGATCCTCGCCTGCGGATCGGCAGCGGCGAGTGTTTGGGCCAGCACGCTGGCATCGGCTGCGCCCTCGCTGCACAGCACGCGCAGCTCGGTGCCGATCTGGGCCACGCTGAGCACGCCCGGCAACGCC includes the following:
- a CDS encoding ABC transporter permease — its product is MSVRRLWAIMLKELRQLRRDRITLAMIVGIPVMQLLLFGYAINLNLRHLDAGIADQASSAASRALVQDMVATGVITPRAQAYTPDQLMEALRRGRVSVGIVIPADFERRRYEGREAVQVLVDGSDTVVQSAAIQLAQVPLDTGPTSNTRPLREGSIASGPVSVISFYNPQRRSAVNIVPGLIGVILTMTLVMFTAVAVVRERERGNMELLIATPVSRSELMVGKVLPYAAIGLLQTTLVLLLGTWLFEVPIRGSLVDVYLAAVLLVLANLALGLLISTRARSQFQAMQMTLFLFLPSILLSGFMFPFAGMPRPVQWLAEVLPLTHFLRLVRGIMLRGASLWELWPDALALLVFIVAMMTLAILRFRKRLD